Sequence from the bacterium genome:
CCGCCCGGTCATGATCCATCGCGCCATTTTCGGCAGCCTGGAGCGCTTCATCGGCATCCTCATCGAGCACTTCGCCGGCAACCTGCCCACCTGGCTGGCGCCTGTCCAGGCCATCGTGCTGCCCATCACCGAGGGGCAGTTGGAGGCGGCGCGCGCCGTGCAGGAGCGGCTGGCGGCGGCGGGGATCCGCGCCCAGCTGGAGACGCGCAACGAGAAGATCGGCTACAAGATCCGCGCCGCGGAGACGCGCAAGATCCCGTGGATGCTGGTGGTGGGCGCCCGCGAGGCGGAGCAGGGCCTGGTGGCGGTGCGCCGCCACGGCCGCGGCGACCTGGGCGTCCGGCCGGTGGAGGAGATGGTCATGGAGCTGCGCCGGCTCGTGGACGGGCGCAGCCTGGAGGAGGAGCTTCCGGCGACCGGCGCCTGAAGCCCCGTCGCGGCGGCCGCCGCAGGGCGGCCACATGCCTGAACCGCGCAGGCCCAACACAAGGAGTCCATCATCGCCAGAAGGAAGTTCCTGCAGCGCCCGGCCATCCTGGTGCCCAAGCATCGGATCAACGAGAACATCCGCATCCCCAGCGTCCGCCTCATCGCGGCGGACGGCTCGCAGGCGGGGATCGTGGACACGCTGGCGGCGGTCGAGATGGCCCAGCATGAGGGCCTGGACCTGGTGGAGATCGCGCCCAACGCCGATCCGCCGGTCTGCAAGATCATGGACTACGGGAAGTTCCTCTACCAGCAGTCCAAGAAGGACAAGGCCGCCAAGGTCAAACAGCACACGATCACGGTGAAGGGCGTGCGCCTGACGCCCAAGATCAGCCAGCACGACCTGGAGACGAAGGCGGCCCAGGCGCGGGACTTCCTGGAGGACGGCCACAAGGTGAAGGCCTTCGTCATCTTTCGCGGCCGCATGATCACGCACAAGGAGTTCGGGCAGGAGGCCCTGGATAAGTTCCTGGAGATCCTCAAGGAGATCATCCTGATCGAGCAGGAGCCGAAAATGGACGGGCCGCGCAGCATGAGCGCCCTGCTGGCCCCCAAGAAGACCGCGGTCAAGAAGAAGACGGAGGAATAGATCATGCCCAAAATGAGAACCAACCGCGCGGCGGCGAAGCGCTTCAAACTGACCGGCAAGGGCCGGGTCAAGCGCCACAAGGCCTACGGCAGCCACATCCTCACCAGCAAGTCGCCCGGCCGCAAGCGCAACCTGCGCAAAAGCGCCCTGGTGTCCCCCGCCGATGAACCGCGCGTCAAGCGCATGATCCTGAGCTAAGGAGGCCCCCCCATGCCGAGAGCAACCAACAACCCCGCCTCCAAGGCCCGCCGCAAGCGCGTGTTCGAAGCCGCCAAGGGCTTCCGCGGCGGACGGCGCAACCTGCTGCGCCAGACCCTGCAGGCCGTCGATCGCGCCCTGGCCAACTCCACGGCCCACCGCAAGGTCCGCAAGGGCGAGTTCCGCCGCCTCTGGATCGCCCGCATCAACGCCGCCGTGCGCCTGCACGACGCCGACATGAACTACAGCCGCTTCATCCACCTGCTGGCCGCCAAGGGGATGGATCTGGATCGCCGCCAGCTGGCGGACATGGCCGTCCGCGAACCGGAGGCCTTCGGGCAGCTGGTGCGGTCCTTGCGCTAGCGCCGAACGGAATCGCACCTGGAAATGTCCCCCGCGGGGGACATTTCCGTGAGCACTCCTCCCGGGGTGGCCCGCCTGCGCTCGGGAGGCCTCGCAGATATCACGCCGCCGGACCCTCGCCGCCCCACGGGGAGAGGGACACCGGGAAGGGAGCGACATGAGCAGCATCCTGGACAAACTGCGGGCGGATTTCCACGCCGCCCTGGCCGCCGCCGCCGATCGCGAGGGGCTCGCCGCCCTGTGGGCGGCCTGGCTGGGTCGCAAGGGAAGCCTGCAGGATCTCTTCAAGCAGATGAAGGAGCTGCCCCCGGCGGAGCGGCCCGGCTTCGGGGCCTTGGTCAATGTGCTCAAGGAGGAGCTGGAGGCGGCCTTCAAGGCCCGGCAGGAGGCGCTGCGCCGCGCCGCGGGCGTCACGCCGGTGGATCTCACGCTGCCCGGGCACCCCGTGCCCCTGGGCGGCGCGCACCCCCTGCAGCAGATCCTCGACCGCATCACCGAGGTCTTCGCCCACATGGGTTTCACCGTGGAGGACGGGCCCGAGGTGGAGAGCGAGCGCTACAACTTCGACATGCTCAACACGCCTTTCTGGCATCCGGCCCGCCTGGAGAGCGACTCCCTCTACCTGGCCCAGGGCCACATGCTGCGCACCGAGACGAGCCCCGTCCAGATCCGGGTGATGGAACAGGTGCGGCCGCCCCTGCGCATCATCGCGCCGGGGCGCGTCTACCGCAACGA
This genomic interval carries:
- the infC gene encoding translation initiation factor IF-3, translated to MPKHRINENIRIPSVRLIAADGSQAGIVDTLAAVEMAQHEGLDLVEIAPNADPPVCKIMDYGKFLYQQSKKDKAAKVKQHTITVKGVRLTPKISQHDLETKAAQARDFLEDGHKVKAFVIFRGRMITHKEFGQEALDKFLEILKEIILIEQEPKMDGPRSMSALLAPKKTAVKKKTEE
- the rpmI gene encoding 50S ribosomal protein L35, with amino-acid sequence MPKMRTNRAAAKRFKLTGKGRVKRHKAYGSHILTSKSPGRKRNLRKSALVSPADEPRVKRMILS
- the rplT gene encoding 50S ribosomal protein L20, whose amino-acid sequence is MPRATNNPASKARRKRVFEAAKGFRGGRRNLLRQTLQAVDRALANSTAHRKVRKGEFRRLWIARINAAVRLHDADMNYSRFIHLLAAKGMDLDRRQLADMAVREPEAFGQLVRSLR
- the pheS gene encoding phenylalanine--tRNA ligase subunit alpha, translated to MSSILDKLRADFHAALAAAADREGLAALWAAWLGRKGSLQDLFKQMKELPPAERPGFGALVNVLKEELEAAFKARQEALRRAAGVTPVDLTLPGHPVPLGGAHPLQQILDRITEVFAHMGFTVEDGPEVESERYNFDMLNTPFWHPARLESDSLYLAQGHMLRTETSPVQIRVMEQVRPPLRIIAPGRVYRNDKPDASHSPMFMQVEGLYVDRGVTFADLKGTLLEFYRRIFGAATRIRFRPHFFPFTEPSAEVDVSCFLCAGAGCRVCKQSGWLEMGGSGMVDPAVLEGVGIDPEEWTGFAFGLGVERMAMLLYGVDDIRHFYENDWRFLEQF